From the Candidatus Melainabacteria bacterium genome, the window CTCAGAATTGGAATATGTGCCACCAGAGCCGGTGCCATGATCTGAGCCATGCTGTCTGGCTTGTTGCACTTCAGTGTACAGACGTCCGATCGGGTGTTCGTCGTGTCCACCCTCTGTAGGGGTCTTATGCTGTTTCGCTTCTGGTTGTTCTGTTCGAAGTGCCATGATGTGCTCCATTTTGAAAATCAGCCGCTCGGCGAGGTTTCAATTGCCTGCCTTACAAGTGAGATTAGTCTAAACATCCACCCATAAAATAGAGATAAAACGCATTCACTAATTTGCGAGAGCCAGGCTTGCCAGCGCCGGGTTTATCTGAATAGCCCGGTAATAATCGGCCTGCGCCAACTCCTCCTGGTACAAAAACGAGTATGCGTGCGATCGGAGCCAATAAGCAATTGCATTACCGGAGTCAACTTCCAAATATCTGGTCAAATCCTCGACGGATTGCCTGAACTCCTTGAGCGCCAACAGTGCCTGCCCACGGATCAAAAATGCGAAAATGAGCTCCCGAGATGATTCCAGCGCGATACTACAATCTTTAACTGCCTGCTCGTACATCTTTATGACGTTCAATACGGCAGCTCTCTTTAAATAGGATTCGCCAGAACCACTGATCGCAATATCGTGGTTCAAGTCTTGCAATGCTCCATAATAGTGCTCACGCTTATATAAGATCGTTGCTCGATTTGCATAAGACAAAGAAGTTTCAGGCGCGAGCGAAATAGATTTATCAAAATCTCTGAGCGCCAAATCATCTTGTCCCAATTGCGCGTAAATGCAACCACGCGCATTGAAAGCCTGTTCAAAACTCGAATTCAGTCGCACCGCCGCAGTAAAGTCTGCAAGCGCATGCTCCAATGAACCTCGCTGATAATGCGCTAAACCTTTATTGTAGTAATCCAGAGCGAGGTTATCGTTGAGGATTATCGTGTTACCGCAATTCTCCACAATTCGTGGCGTTTGCCCAGTCGAACAAAAGACCGCGCTTCTGCTCTGCATGGACTGGGATGGACCTGAGTGCATCTCCATTCGTCACCTACCTCTACAAAATCTGAACACGTTCAAATCATGGATAATCGTGAATAAAATCGATATCAAATCTGATTCGTAATAATACGCAGAGCCTGACAGTTTCAAGCTTTCAAAGAATCGAAAGGATGTACAGCCATCCTTTTGTATACAGTGGAAATCGCTGGTAGCCGAAAAGGCAACAACAACAACAACAACAACAACAACAACAACAACAACAACAACAAACCGCTGCTAGCAAGAGAGAAAGCCGCTATTCACTCCATTGAATAGCGGTTGCCGAGGAATCAAAAAGCAATCTACTTATCTAACAACCTGCCGACGGCGGAAGTCCGACACCATAGTCGACAATTTCCCATTGCATTGCCGTAACCTGCGTGCGACCAGAATGGATAGCCTCAGATGGAGTGAAGCTAGCGGTCGGTGTAGCCGTCTTGACAGGAGCTTTCGTATGCAATAACTCGAGTGGTGGTGCGGCATTGGTTGCCACCGCAGAAGACATTCTTTCAAAGAATGAGCGCACTTGTGATTGGTTATGCACCGCTGTACCCTCTCAATATCATTAGTAAGTAGAACGAACATTCAGGCTTTGCTTTTGCTATTTCGCCTGCGGAGCAAGGCTCCAACTTTGTGAGAATAATTGAAGCCATATCAAATTGCTATAAAACAGAACACGATGGCACCATTTATAGTGCTGTGCAAAATCTCTGAAATTCACCGCAAATTTTACGACCATTTTATACGCAATGCTTATGCTCAAATCACCGAGACGAAATTGTTCATCGCTCAGGAGAGCAGACGTGGCTGAACTAAGTGATAGATTACCGACTACTCCGCCGACGGATGAATGGCGAGCATTGGTACTACACCAGTCAGCGTATGGTGACCCACCAGCTGCGCCTCACTTCAAAAGAATCGGGCCGGCTGAAGCCGCTGCGCA encodes:
- a CDS encoding tetratricopeptide repeat protein; translated protein: MEMHSGPSQSMQSRSAVFCSTGQTPRIVENCGNTIILNDNLALDYYNKGLAHYQRGSLEHALADFTAAVRLNSSFEQAFNARGCIYAQLGQDDLALRDFDKSISLAPETSLSYANRATILYKREHYYGALQDLNHDIAISGSGESYLKRAAVLNVIKMYEQAVKDCSIALESSRELIFAFLIRGQALLALKEFRQSVEDLTRYLEVDSGNAIAYWLRSHAYSFLYQEELAQADYYRAIQINPALASLALAN